GATCACCCGCGCTTTGCCGAAGAGGAATATGCACGCCGCTACGCCGACGTGCGCAGGCGCATGCGGGAACGGGGGCTGGACGTTCTCGTCCTGTACGGTGACTCCGGAAGCCAGGGGAGCAACCACGCCAACATCAAGTACCTCTCGAACTACCAGGACCCCGTCGCCAGCTACCTGGTCTTCCCGCGTGAGGGCGAGCCCGCGCTCTACATCTCCAACCGCCTCTACCTGCCCTATGCCAGGCGCATGAGCGTGATTCCCGAGACCGACGCCGTCGACTACGATCCCGCGGGCAAGGTGGAGCGGCGTCTCCGCGAGCTCGGTCACGACAAGGGCGCGATCGGGCTGGTGGGGTTCCGGGGCATCCTCCACTCCTCGCTGCCCTACGGCCCCGTCTCTCACTGGCACAAGACCCTGGACAGCGCCTCCTTCGCCGATGCGACGGATCTTGTCGCCGAGGTGCGGGCGGTCAAGAGCCAGGCCGAGCTGGTCTGGTTCCGCCGTGGCGCCGCCCTCACCGACATGGCCTTCGAGACGCTGGAGAAGAAAGCCCGGGCCGGGATGACGGATTTCCAGTTGGCCGCGCTCATCGCGGGCTCCTACATGCCCCACGGAGGCGGCCCCAAGCTCATCTTCGTCGGCTCGACGTCCATGACCCGGCCGCACCTCATCTTTCCCAACCAGTTCCCCAGCCACCGCAAGGTCCGCAAGGGCGACATCATCCTGACCGAGCTGTCCGCCGACTACGAGATGCACGCGGGCCAGGCGCACCGGCCCATCGCCGTAGGCACGAAGCCCACCCCCGTCTACCAGAAGCTCTTCGAGGTGGCCGTGGAGGCCCACGACCGTATCCTGAACACGCTCCGGCCCGGGGCCACCGAGGAGGACGTCCGCCGGGCGGCCTCGGTCATCGTGGAATCGGGTTTCACGACCTTCGACAGCACGTTCCACGGCTGGGGACTCCTCATCGAAGACCCCCGCGTGGACGTGGCGGCCACGCTCATCAGGCGGCCACAGGGCAAGATCGTCTTCCAGGAAGGCATGCTGATGGTCATCCAGCCCAACGTGGTCACCGCCGATGGGACGCGCGGCCTCCAGGTCGGCAACCTGGTCGAGATCACGCGGACGGGCGCCCGTCCCCTTCAGAAATACCCGATGAAGTTCATCCGGATCTGAGGCATCGGGTGGACACCGTCGAGGCCGTTCGCACGCTGCTGGCCGTGCGGAGCTACCAGGACAAGCCGGTGCCCGACGCGGTGGTCCGGCGGATCGTCGAGGCGGGACGGCTCACGGGCAGCGGGATGAACCGGCAGCCCTGGCACTTCATCGTGGTCCGCGACCGCGAGACGCTGCGCCGGCTCGGCGCCCTGGCCTCGAGCGGGCCGTATGTCGCCCAGGCCCCGCTGGCGGTCGTCGTGGCCACCGACAAGAGCCGGTTCGCCGTCTCCGACGCCAGCCGGGCGATCCAGTCCATGCTGCTGACGGCGTGGGCCGATGGCGTGGGCTCGAACTGGGTGGGCTTCGGCGGGCTCGAGCGGGTGAAGCTGCTGCTCGACATCCCGGCCGGCCTCGAGGTGCTGGCGATCCTGCCGTTCGGCTATCCGGCTCGCCCGGTCGGACGGGGCAAGAAGCAGCGCAAGCCGCTGGGCGAGGTGGCGCACCTCGAGCGGTACGGGCGCCCGTTCGAGTGACCCTCAGGCGCGCCCCGCGGCGTTCCCGTGGCGCGCGATGAACCGCTTGACCATCTCGTGGGCCCGATCGGTCTGCGGCCCCGGCCTGGCCACCCATTCGTGCTCGCATCCCTCGAAGACGTGCAGCTCGCACTCGCCGCCGGCCGCCCGGTACGACGCGGCGAACTTCTCCTGCACCGCCGGCAGCACGTTGTCGTCGAGCGCGCCCTGCATGATCAGCAGGGGGGGCAGCGTCGCCGCCTCGCGGCGATCGAGAATCTGCTGGGGGTTGGCCTCGAAGATGGTCGCCCAGGGCCGGAAGTAGGTCTCGTTGTTCTTGATCATGCCCTCGCGCTTCATGCGCTCGGCCTGCTGGTAGCGCGCGTAGGTGTCGCTGATCGGGGAACGCGTGGCCACGTAGGCCACCGTCGCGTCGACGGTCGGAGCCGCCAGCAGCGGAATCGTGGTGTAGGCCTCATAGCGCGGGCGCAGGGCCAGCAACTGCGCGACGTGGCCGCCGCTGGAGCTTCCCAGCACTCCGAGGCCCGCCGCGCCGCCATTCCACTCGGCCGCGCGCGACTTGAG
This genomic stretch from Candidatus Methylomirabilota bacterium harbors:
- a CDS encoding M24 family metallopeptidase; translation: DHPRFAEEEYARRYADVRRRMRERGLDVLVLYGDSGSQGSNHANIKYLSNYQDPVASYLVFPREGEPALYISNRLYLPYARRMSVIPETDAVDYDPAGKVERRLRELGHDKGAIGLVGFRGILHSSLPYGPVSHWHKTLDSASFADATDLVAEVRAVKSQAELVWFRRGAALTDMAFETLEKKARAGMTDFQLAALIAGSYMPHGGGPKLIFVGSTSMTRPHLIFPNQFPSHRKVRKGDIILTELSADYEMHAGQAHRPIAVGTKPTPVYQKLFEVAVEAHDRILNTLRPGATEEDVRRAASVIVESGFTTFDSTFHGWGLLIEDPRVDVAATLIRRPQGKIVFQEGMLMVIQPNVVTADGTRGLQVGNLVEITRTGARPLQKYPMKFIRI
- a CDS encoding nitroreductase family protein, with the translated sequence MDTVEAVRTLLAVRSYQDKPVPDAVVRRIVEAGRLTGSGMNRQPWHFIVVRDRETLRRLGALASSGPYVAQAPLAVVVATDKSRFAVSDASRAIQSMLLTAWADGVGSNWVGFGGLERVKLLLDIPAGLEVLAILPFGYPARPVGRGKKQRKPLGEVAHLERYGRPFE
- a CDS encoding alpha/beta hydrolase, translated to MTTAYDPAATFEVKVSEVEFRRAVSGRMLLARLYQPQGVGPFPTLLDLHGGAWNSKDRLANEPMDRAVAASGVLVVAIDMTLAPEAPYPASVQDANYGVRWLKSRAAEWNGGAAGLGVLGSSSGGHVAQLLALRPRYEAYTTIPLLAAPTVDATVAYVATRSPISDTYARYQQAERMKREGMIKNNETYFRPWATIFEANPQQILDRREAATLPPLLIMQGALDDNVLPAVQEKFAASYRAAGGECELHVFEGCEHEWVARPGPQTDRAHEMVKRFIARHGNAAGRA